From a region of the Mycolicibacterium sp. MU0050 genome:
- a CDS encoding esterase has translation MQTQQYAPGRSVDVFGQPTDPTVLVWHGTQTDARSTVGSLADQLAGHGLRVVVPDWDSHAADRGRADLLNSVEFAQSDASGPLAVVGWSLGAVAAAGLAIRADEYNVALRHVVGLGGAFMVRDPLSGETLGPQLRTARVGAPFTLLHGVDDDVVPVTASRAFAADLQAVGWPVRVVELAADHGNIAGAQYNSAQDRYEPTSDPDTRRVVTEVAGHIAEALADPPPAPHALRS, from the coding sequence ATGCAGACTCAGCAGTACGCGCCCGGGCGCAGCGTCGACGTGTTCGGCCAACCCACCGACCCGACCGTCCTCGTGTGGCACGGCACGCAAACCGACGCCAGGTCCACCGTCGGGTCCCTCGCCGATCAACTGGCCGGCCACGGCTTGCGGGTGGTCGTGCCAGATTGGGATTCGCACGCCGCGGATCGCGGCCGCGCCGATCTGCTCAACTCCGTGGAGTTCGCTCAGTCCGACGCCTCCGGGCCACTGGCCGTGGTCGGGTGGTCCCTGGGGGCGGTCGCGGCGGCGGGTCTCGCCATTCGCGCCGACGAATACAACGTTGCCCTGCGGCACGTCGTCGGGCTGGGCGGCGCCTTCATGGTGCGCGATCCGCTCTCGGGGGAAACGCTGGGCCCACAGCTGCGCACCGCACGCGTAGGCGCACCGTTCACGCTATTGCACGGAGTGGACGACGACGTGGTCCCGGTGACGGCCAGCCGTGCGTTCGCAGCCGACCTACAGGCCGTCGGCTGGCCGGTGCGGGTCGTCGAGCTGGCCGCCGATCACGGCAATATTGCGGGGGCGCAGTACAACTCGGCGCAGGACCGGTACGAGCCGACGTCGGATCCGGACACCCGGCGGGTCGTCACTGAGGTGGCCGGCCACATCGCGGAGGCGCTGGCGGACCCCCCGCCCGCGCCGCACGCCTTACGGTCGTGA
- a CDS encoding GntR family transcriptional regulator has translation MAMDISGTVRERAARELRDRILTGAMAAGTRVDLDSITEEFATSRTPVREALLELSFEGLVKIAPRSGITVVGVNVGDVMDSFTILGVLTGQAAAWAAERITADELAELRSLAADVASRSGDDSIGEANWRFHQEIHRAAHSPRLLTQIRQAVRVVPSNFLTLFPEHENHSLDEHEELLDALTDKDAERARVIAERHVLEAGRSLAGWLEQRAASRPADQ, from the coding sequence ATGGCGATGGACATCTCCGGGACGGTGCGGGAACGCGCCGCCCGCGAACTCAGGGATCGCATCCTGACCGGCGCGATGGCGGCCGGCACTCGAGTCGACCTCGACTCGATCACCGAGGAGTTCGCCACCAGTCGCACCCCCGTGCGGGAGGCGCTGCTGGAACTGTCGTTCGAAGGCCTGGTCAAGATCGCGCCGCGCAGCGGTATCACCGTGGTCGGCGTCAACGTCGGCGACGTGATGGACTCGTTCACCATCCTGGGCGTCCTCACCGGCCAGGCGGCAGCGTGGGCGGCCGAACGGATCACCGCAGACGAGCTGGCCGAACTGCGCTCCCTGGCCGCCGACGTGGCATCGCGGTCCGGCGACGACAGCATCGGTGAAGCGAATTGGCGCTTCCACCAAGAGATTCACCGCGCTGCGCACTCACCGCGCCTGCTGACCCAGATCCGTCAAGCCGTTCGCGTCGTGCCGTCGAACTTCCTCACGCTGTTTCCCGAGCACGAGAACCACTCCCTGGATGAGCATGAGGAACTCCTCGACGCGCTGACGGACAAGGATGCCGAACGGGCCCGAGTGATCGCCGAACGCCACGTGCTGGAGGCGGGGCGTTCCTTGGCCGGCTGGCTCGAGCAACGGGCGGCGTCCCGCCCGGCCGATCAGTAG
- a CDS encoding LLM class flavin-dependent oxidoreductase: protein MSQKRADQMSLVAFMQAGNASVYSGSWRHPATEHGYLDAAYYAKVGRQLEEGCFDLMFFDDRLAMPGIYGQSVAEAVRYGARPVKLDLSVVLGVLAEATSHIGLGATYSTTYYAPFHVARTFATLDHLSRGRAAWNVVTSVNDSEAQNFGVQSHLGHDERYDRADEFLEVVAGLWDSWEDEAIVADRGSGQYADPTKVHELGHVGQYFSARGPLTVPRTPQGRPVILQAGSSGRGRDFASRWADLIFTGDPGFDVARAHYADQKQRIAESGRDPQTVRICPMAYAVVGESESHAKEREAMFLEDLVHPMASLTLLSELMNYDFAQHDLDDPITDDLLAQASGIRGLVQGLREHIGGTVRVRDLAAHRATLLQGPRFVGTGPQVADQMAAWFEDGACDGFVLAATHMPGSFEDFVRMVVPELQRRGLSRTAYQGSTLREHLGLPRPESNHRGAGMAV from the coding sequence ATGAGCCAGAAGCGCGCCGACCAGATGTCCCTGGTCGCATTCATGCAGGCGGGCAACGCCTCGGTGTACTCGGGATCGTGGCGGCATCCGGCCACCGAGCACGGTTATCTCGATGCGGCGTACTACGCCAAGGTGGGCCGTCAACTCGAAGAGGGCTGCTTCGACCTGATGTTCTTCGACGACCGGTTGGCGATGCCCGGCATCTACGGCCAGTCGGTGGCCGAGGCGGTGCGCTACGGCGCGCGACCGGTCAAACTCGACCTGTCGGTGGTGCTCGGTGTGCTGGCCGAGGCGACCTCACACATCGGCCTGGGCGCGACCTACTCCACCACCTACTACGCGCCGTTCCACGTGGCCCGCACGTTCGCCACGCTCGACCACCTGTCCCGTGGCCGAGCCGCGTGGAACGTGGTCACCTCGGTCAACGACAGCGAGGCGCAGAACTTCGGTGTGCAAAGCCATCTCGGCCACGACGAACGCTACGACCGCGCCGACGAGTTCCTCGAAGTGGTCGCCGGCCTGTGGGACAGCTGGGAGGACGAGGCCATCGTCGCCGACCGCGGGTCGGGCCAGTACGCCGACCCGACCAAGGTGCACGAGCTGGGTCATGTCGGACAGTACTTCTCGGCGCGCGGCCCGCTGACCGTGCCGCGCACCCCGCAGGGTCGACCCGTCATCCTGCAGGCCGGCTCGTCGGGCCGGGGCCGCGACTTCGCTTCGCGCTGGGCCGATCTGATCTTCACCGGCGATCCCGGCTTCGACGTCGCGCGCGCACACTACGCCGATCAGAAGCAGCGCATCGCCGAGTCCGGGCGCGACCCGCAGACGGTGCGGATCTGCCCGATGGCCTACGCCGTGGTCGGCGAATCCGAATCCCACGCCAAGGAACGCGAGGCGATGTTCCTAGAGGACCTGGTGCACCCGATGGCGTCGCTGACGCTGCTGTCGGAGTTGATGAACTACGACTTCGCCCAGCACGATCTCGACGATCCGATCACCGACGATCTGCTCGCTCAAGCCTCGGGTATCCGCGGCCTGGTGCAGGGGTTGCGTGAGCATATCGGCGGGACGGTCCGGGTGCGCGACCTCGCCGCCCACCGCGCCACGCTGCTGCAGGGCCCAAGGTTCGTCGGCACCGGACCGCAGGTGGCCGATCAGATGGCGGCCTGGTTCGAAGACGGTGCGTGCGATGGGTTCGTGCTGGCCGCCACCCACATGCCCGGTTCGTTCGAGGATTTCGTCCGGATGGTGGTGCCCGAGTTGCAGCGCCGCGGACTGTCCCGCACCGCCTACCAGGGTTCGACGCTGCGGGAGCATCTCGGTTTGCCGCGCCCGGAGTCCAACCACCGCGGTGCCGGAATGGCCGTCTGA
- a CDS encoding CoA transferase produces MLDGIRVLDLATLAAAPLVATYLGEFGAEVIKVEQPGQGDPIRTWGHQRNGVGLMWKSLSRNKKSITLNLRCEQGQQLVHRLVEHADVVIVNTRPQTLRKWGLDYEALRAVNDRIVMLHITGFGLTGPKSERPGFGTLGEAMSGFAHLTGEADGPPTLPPFMLADGVASLNAAYAVMMALYHRDVHGAPGQLIDVNLIDPLARLLEQSLLGYDQLGIVGQRAGNRWDISAPRNTYRTADGRWLAMSGSSPALALRVFHAIGREDLVSDADFSDPQRRLARAAEVDAVVAEWVAGQTLSDAMAVFDAHEVAAAPVYDVRGLVEDEQLAHREVFVSVDDDELGAMTVQAPVPRFSGAEPRVQALGPRLGQHNAEVYGQLLGLTPADLDQLRVDDVL; encoded by the coding sequence ATGCTCGACGGCATCCGGGTGCTCGACCTGGCCACGCTGGCCGCCGCCCCGCTGGTAGCGACCTACCTCGGCGAGTTCGGCGCCGAGGTGATCAAGGTCGAACAGCCCGGGCAGGGCGACCCGATCCGCACCTGGGGGCATCAGCGCAACGGAGTCGGACTGATGTGGAAGTCGCTGTCGCGCAACAAGAAATCGATCACTCTGAATCTGCGCTGCGAGCAGGGCCAGCAGTTGGTGCATCGGCTCGTCGAGCACGCCGACGTGGTGATCGTCAATACCCGGCCGCAGACGTTGCGCAAGTGGGGTCTGGACTACGAGGCGCTGCGCGCGGTCAACGACCGCATCGTCATGCTGCACATCACCGGTTTCGGCTTGACGGGGCCCAAGAGTGAACGCCCCGGGTTCGGCACCCTCGGCGAGGCGATGAGCGGATTCGCGCACCTGACCGGGGAGGCCGACGGGCCGCCGACGCTGCCGCCGTTCATGCTTGCCGACGGCGTGGCCTCACTCAACGCGGCCTACGCGGTGATGATGGCGCTCTACCACCGCGACGTGCACGGCGCCCCAGGCCAACTCATCGACGTCAACCTGATCGATCCGCTGGCCCGACTGCTGGAACAGAGCCTGCTCGGCTATGACCAGTTGGGCATCGTCGGACAGCGGGCCGGTAATCGCTGGGATATCTCGGCACCGCGCAACACCTACCGGACCGCCGACGGGCGGTGGCTGGCGATGTCGGGCAGCTCCCCGGCGCTGGCACTGCGGGTCTTTCACGCGATCGGTCGCGAGGACCTGGTCTCCGACGCCGACTTCTCCGATCCGCAGCGCCGTTTGGCGCGCGCGGCCGAGGTGGACGCGGTGGTGGCGGAATGGGTCGCCGGACAGACGCTTTCGGATGCCATGGCAGTGTTCGACGCGCACGAGGTGGCCGCCGCGCCGGTGTACGACGTGCGTGGGCTCGTCGAAGACGAACAGCTGGCGCACCGCGAGGTTTTCGTCTCGGTGGACGACGACGAACTCGGCGCCATGACGGTGCAGGCCCCCGTGCCGCGGTTCTCCGGCGCCGAGCCCCGGGTCCAAGCCCTGGGGCCGCGGCTGGGGCAGCACAACGCCGAGGTCTACGGTCAACTGCTCGGTTTGACGCCCGCGGATCTGGATCAGTTGCGCGTCGACGACGTGCTCTGA